In Synechocystis sp. PCC 6714, the following are encoded in one genomic region:
- a CDS encoding response regulator transcription factor — MKILVVEDNLELLETLNTLLCQAGHVVDTAMAYSVAEWLATEQDYDLLVLDWMLPEGTGLELCQDYRRRGKTTPVLMLTAWDSSFDRLAGLDAGADDYVVKPVDMPELLARVRALGRRRARWLGDCISLGDLSLHR; from the coding sequence ATGAAGATTTTGGTCGTCGAAGATAACTTAGAATTGCTAGAAACTCTCAATACGCTCCTATGTCAAGCAGGGCATGTGGTGGATACAGCCATGGCCTACTCCGTCGCTGAGTGGCTGGCCACAGAACAGGATTACGATTTGCTGGTACTGGATTGGATGTTGCCGGAGGGTACAGGGCTAGAGTTGTGCCAGGATTACCGCCGCCGGGGTAAAACAACCCCAGTGCTAATGTTGACGGCCTGGGACAGTAGTTTTGATCGACTGGCGGGCTTAGATGCTGGAGCCGATGATTATGTGGTTAAACCCGTGGATATGCCGGAATTGCTGGCACGGGTGCGGGCCCTGGGACGGCGGAGAGCCCGTTGGCTGGGTGATTGTATTAGTCTAGGTGACCTCTCGTTGCATCGCTAA
- a CDS encoding ABC transporter ATP-binding protein, whose product MFDHPDAITLTTRKLTLAYDGNVIIRGLDLAIPHGQITTLVGPNGCGKSTLLRGMARLLKPQGGTVYLEGEAIAHLPTKALAKRLGILPQSPAAPEGLTVRELVAQGRYPHQNWLQQWSKQDELKVEEAIATTHLYEFANRSLDTLSGGQRQRAWIAMALAQDTQTLLLDEPTTYLDLAHQIEVLDLLYQLNRAGGRTIVMVLHDLNLACRYSHHLVALRDGKLLAQGQPQAIVTTELVRQVFGLESHIIRDPITGTPLCIPISQCLQESIP is encoded by the coding sequence ATGTTCGATCACCCTGATGCCATAACCCTAACGACCCGTAAACTCACCCTGGCCTACGACGGTAACGTAATTATTCGAGGCCTTGATTTAGCTATTCCCCACGGACAAATTACGACGTTGGTGGGGCCCAATGGTTGTGGCAAATCTACCCTACTAAGGGGTATGGCACGGTTGCTCAAACCCCAGGGGGGCACTGTCTATTTAGAAGGAGAGGCGATCGCCCATTTGCCCACCAAGGCATTGGCAAAACGTCTGGGTATTTTGCCCCAAAGCCCCGCCGCTCCAGAGGGATTAACAGTGCGGGAATTGGTGGCCCAGGGTCGTTATCCCCACCAGAACTGGCTCCAACAATGGTCAAAACAAGATGAATTAAAAGTGGAAGAGGCGATCGCCACCACTCACCTATACGAATTTGCTAACCGTTCCCTTGACACCCTTTCCGGTGGCCAGCGCCAGCGGGCCTGGATTGCCATGGCCTTAGCCCAAGATACGCAAACACTACTGCTGGATGAACCCACCACTTACCTGGATTTGGCCCATCAAATTGAAGTCTTAGACCTGCTCTATCAACTCAACCGAGCAGGGGGGCGGACCATTGTGATGGTGCTCCATGATCTCAATTTAGCCTGTCGCTATAGCCATCACCTGGTGGCCCTACGGGATGGAAAACTGTTAGCCCAGGGACAACCCCAGGCGATCGTAACCACGGAACTGGTGCGTCAAGTTTTCGGATTAGAAAGCCACATTATCCGCGACCCCATCACCGGAACACCATTGTGTATTCCCATTAGTCAATGCCTACAAGAATCGATTCCCTAG
- a CDS encoding ABC transporter substrate-binding protein — MVADKTVLPGNPGVTQRIIAHARGETAVPSHPQRVVVLTNEATDMVLALGITPVGAVKSWEGDPYYDYLADAMAEVPVVGDEMQPNLEKIVALQPDLILGSQVRQGQIYDSLQAIAPTVFSETIGESWEENLRLYGQALNRDAEAKQLLVDWQARVAQLRQRFTERNIQISLVRFLSGGARIYLKDSFPGQIVEEVGLQRPPSQASGGFAQDVSFEQIPQMDADAMFYFTYTGENTSQAEGNRSNPWLSHPLWQQLGVVERGKTYAVSDVVWTTAGGIQAAHLLLDDLERYLDP; from the coding sequence GTGGTTGCAGACAAAACCGTTCTCCCTGGGAACCCAGGCGTTACCCAGCGCATAATAGCCCATGCCAGGGGGGAAACAGCGGTGCCCAGCCATCCCCAGCGGGTGGTGGTATTAACCAATGAGGCCACAGATATGGTGTTGGCTTTGGGGATTACCCCGGTGGGAGCCGTCAAGTCCTGGGAAGGGGATCCCTACTACGATTACCTTGCCGATGCCATGGCCGAGGTACCTGTTGTGGGGGATGAAATGCAGCCCAACTTAGAGAAAATCGTGGCCCTACAGCCGGATTTAATTCTGGGTAGCCAGGTGCGGCAGGGACAAATTTATGACTCTCTCCAGGCGATCGCCCCCACGGTTTTTTCAGAAACTATTGGTGAATCATGGGAGGAAAACCTACGTCTGTACGGCCAAGCTCTCAATCGTGACGCTGAAGCTAAGCAACTTTTAGTCGATTGGCAAGCTCGTGTAGCCCAACTACGCCAACGATTTACTGAACGTAATATTCAAATTTCCCTAGTCCGGTTTCTCTCCGGGGGAGCCCGCATCTATTTAAAGGATTCTTTCCCGGGGCAAATTGTCGAGGAGGTGGGTTTACAACGGCCCCCCAGTCAGGCCAGCGGAGGCTTTGCCCAAGATGTTTCCTTTGAGCAAATTCCGCAAATGGACGCTGATGCAATGTTTTATTTCACCTACACCGGAGAAAACACCAGCCAAGCAGAAGGTAATAGGAGCAATCCGTGGTTGAGCCATCCTCTCTGGCAACAGTTGGGGGTTGTAGAAAGAGGAAAAACCTATGCCGTGAGTGATGTGGTCTGGACTACCGCTGGAGGTATCCAAGCCGCCCATTTATTACTAGATGATTTGGAGCGGTACTTGGACCCCTAA
- a CDS encoding TonB-dependent receptor domain-containing protein — protein sequence MQTRLMQFGWTIAFGIVIELAAMPLGAQEIISEPSPSTAVELDQGTSLVQVQEVRLEPTETGVEIFLVTAGGAIASPNLETVGNALIIDIPNALLVLPEGQGFEQVSSTADIAFVSVTQMTDNQVRLAITGVNGPPEAEVKSSPQGLQLVIRPGVAETTATVDEVEALQIVVSATRTEEEIANIPRSVTVIQRAEIEQQTQVYSSLADILGQLVPGLAPSTGSASQFGQPLRGRNVLVLIDGVPQTTNRNAFRDLQTIAPSAIERIEVIQGPTAIYGDGATGGVINIITRGPAPEPFLASTRLAINADFDSLSDSLGGTVEQYVGGTLDHGDYAFTVSYESVGAFFDALGNRIPPDPNGQGGVSDTDSFNVLGKLGIDITEDQRLQLTINHFQATQNTDFTVDPSITAIAGRQRSQAIEGLDLDTPQTSNNTLVSLDYSHSNVLNGKLKGQIYYRDYLTRFFPFDGRSSVSLGNSIFQSEIDSTEWGGRLQMDTPLTGEKNLRLLWGADYNNENTAQPVNIFDPAVFNTSGGLTYRNTGKRTWVPSLDQDSLGLFAQLNWRANDWLTLLGGVRHEQVGLSVDDFTTLAGNTIQGGDLSYDATLFNLGGVVNVTDNVSLFASFAQGFSLADVGLVLRNAPAGFSLATLQPEAQRVNNYEVGVRGNWNDLQFSLAGFYNSSDLGTTFTAPGEILRAPERIYGVEATLDAKVGESWQLGGTFSLSAGEIDRLNNGNYTPLDGFRIAPVKLTAYVQNQTTPGWQNRLQLLYSGDRDVFGDDTVFGQRAVNSYVTLDYISRIDVGPGKLEIGIANLLNTDYFPVVSQLQVSELSYAAARGRFLRIGYAFEW from the coding sequence ATGCAAACAAGATTGATGCAGTTTGGCTGGACGATCGCCTTTGGAATAGTGATTGAACTGGCGGCTATGCCCCTGGGAGCTCAAGAAATTATTAGTGAGCCATCCCCATCTACAGCAGTGGAACTGGATCAGGGGACATCTTTGGTGCAAGTGCAGGAAGTGCGACTAGAGCCAACGGAAACCGGGGTCGAAATTTTTTTGGTGACGGCGGGAGGGGCGATCGCCTCTCCGAACCTTGAGACGGTGGGCAATGCTCTGATTATTGATATCCCCAATGCTTTGCTGGTCTTGCCTGAGGGACAGGGATTTGAGCAGGTAAGCTCCACTGCGGACATTGCCTTTGTCAGTGTTACCCAAATGACTGATAACCAAGTGCGGTTAGCTATTACAGGGGTGAATGGCCCCCCCGAAGCGGAGGTGAAGTCCAGCCCGCAGGGGTTGCAATTGGTGATTCGCCCAGGTGTTGCCGAGACAACCGCCACTGTTGATGAAGTAGAAGCTCTGCAAATTGTGGTTTCTGCGACCCGCACAGAGGAGGAAATTGCCAATATTCCCCGGTCAGTGACGGTAATTCAACGGGCAGAAATTGAACAACAGACCCAGGTGTACTCTTCCCTGGCGGATATTTTGGGCCAGCTAGTGCCAGGGTTAGCCCCCAGCACCGGCAGTGCTAGTCAATTTGGGCAACCATTACGAGGCCGCAACGTGTTGGTGTTGATCGATGGGGTGCCCCAAACCACCAACCGCAATGCTTTCCGAGATTTACAAACCATTGCTCCCAGCGCCATTGAAAGGATTGAAGTTATTCAGGGGCCAACGGCAATCTATGGGGATGGTGCCACTGGAGGGGTAATCAATATCATTACCCGTGGCCCTGCCCCTGAGCCATTCCTAGCCAGCACCCGCCTAGCCATCAATGCTGATTTTGACAGCCTATCCGACAGTTTAGGGGGGACAGTCGAGCAATATGTGGGGGGAACCCTTGACCACGGTGACTACGCCTTTACCGTATCCTATGAATCCGTTGGCGCATTCTTTGATGCGTTAGGCAATCGCATTCCTCCCGATCCCAATGGCCAGGGGGGGGTATCGGACACCGACAGCTTCAATGTTTTGGGTAAATTGGGCATTGACATCACCGAAGACCAGCGCCTACAACTCACCATTAACCATTTTCAAGCCACCCAAAATACTGATTTCACCGTTGATCCTAGTATTACGGCGATCGCCGGCCGGCAGAGATCCCAGGCGATCGAAGGGCTGGACCTTGATACTCCCCAAACCAGTAACAATACCTTAGTCAGCCTTGATTACAGCCACAGCAACGTCCTCAATGGCAAACTGAAGGGACAAATCTACTATCGTGACTACTTAACTCGTTTTTTCCCCTTTGATGGACGATCCTCCGTTAGCTTGGGCAATAGCATTTTTCAGTCCGAAATTGACTCCACCGAGTGGGGCGGAAGGCTACAAATGGATACCCCCCTCACTGGAGAAAAAAACCTGCGACTACTGTGGGGAGCTGACTATAACAATGAAAATACTGCTCAACCAGTAAACATTTTTGACCCAGCTGTTTTCAATACCAGTGGCGGCCTGACCTACCGCAACACCGGGAAACGTACCTGGGTACCCTCCCTCGACCAAGACAGTCTGGGATTGTTCGCCCAATTAAACTGGCGGGCCAACGATTGGCTTACCCTACTGGGGGGCGTCCGCCACGAACAGGTGGGCCTCTCGGTGGATGATTTCACCACCCTAGCGGGTAATACAATACAGGGAGGGGACTTAAGCTACGATGCCACACTTTTTAACCTGGGGGGGGTAGTGAATGTCACCGATAATGTCAGCTTGTTTGCTAGCTTTGCCCAAGGTTTTTCCCTAGCCGACGTGGGCCTAGTACTTCGTAATGCCCCTGCGGGGTTTTCATTGGCTACTTTGCAACCGGAAGCCCAGCGGGTCAATAATTACGAGGTCGGTGTGCGAGGCAATTGGAATGATCTCCAGTTTTCCTTAGCCGGGTTCTATAACTCCTCTGACTTGGGTACCACCTTCACAGCCCCAGGGGAAATTTTGCGGGCTCCAGAACGAATTTATGGTGTAGAAGCCACCCTGGATGCCAAAGTGGGGGAAAGTTGGCAGTTGGGGGGGACATTTAGCTTATCCGCTGGGGAAATTGACCGCTTAAACAACGGTAACTATACTCCCCTCGATGGTTTTCGCATTGCACCGGTAAAACTCACCGCCTATGTCCAGAACCAAACTACTCCCGGCTGGCAAAATCGGTTACAGCTTCTCTATTCCGGCGATCGTGACGTGTTTGGGGACGATACTGTCTTTGGCCAGCGCGCCGTCAACAGCTACGTCACCCTAGATTACATCAGTAGGATTGATGTTGGTCCCGGTAAGCTTGAAATCGGCATTGCTAACCTATTGAACACTGACTATTTTCCGGTGGTGTCGCAGCTGCAGGTCAGCGAATTGAGTTATGCGGCCGCCCGGGGTCGGTTTCTACGCATTGGCTATGCATTTGAGTGGTAA
- a CDS encoding AraC family transcriptional regulator — protein sequence MTLLLSESDYNELCQLSPEFERFEGQARQPVDNYETNCRLPTYLGHGHTRRFELSSGIWLDLIDKEFTQPWALKMPAHEHLVQFTILLSGAVDYDETYPTLGAKMGYFSGSGISPGYVARYGRLRHFQGINVHLQPQVLEPFLAGQSPSLGQALLKTDEWKTAWFPVITAEMRTVAQQMFQCPFHGVTRRIFLQAKVFELLSLQLDGIMADQGMVNSPTTLKPATVERIYEARARLMAQLETPSSVLELAQQVGLCDRTLRRGFRELFGTSVIGYLTQQRLYQAKELLRQGNYTVAEVANSVGYTHLGHFSAAFRKQFGISPKQWMLSK from the coding sequence AGCCGGTGGATAACTACGAAACTAATTGCCGACTGCCTACCTATTTAGGCCATGGTCACACCCGGCGCTTTGAGCTTTCTTCGGGGATTTGGTTGGACTTAATTGATAAAGAATTTACCCAGCCCTGGGCACTGAAGATGCCAGCCCATGAGCATTTGGTACAGTTCACCATTTTATTGTCCGGTGCAGTGGATTATGACGAAACCTATCCTACCCTGGGCGCAAAAATGGGCTATTTTTCCGGTAGTGGCATTTCCCCCGGCTACGTAGCTCGGTATGGTAGATTGCGCCATTTTCAGGGCATTAATGTACACCTTCAGCCCCAGGTTTTAGAGCCATTTTTAGCTGGGCAATCCCCATCCCTAGGCCAAGCTTTGCTCAAAACGGACGAGTGGAAAACAGCTTGGTTTCCCGTCATCACCGCTGAAATGCGGACCGTGGCCCAACAAATGTTTCAATGCCCATTTCACGGGGTAACGCGACGAATTTTTCTACAGGCCAAGGTGTTTGAACTTTTATCGCTTCAGCTAGATGGCATTATGGCCGACCAGGGAATGGTGAACTCTCCCACCACCCTTAAACCTGCTACCGTTGAGCGTATTTATGAAGCAAGGGCAAGGCTAATGGCTCAGCTTGAAACACCATCTTCCGTTTTAGAGTTGGCCCAGCAGGTGGGGTTATGTGATCGCACTCTCCGCCGTGGCTTTCGAGAACTGTTCGGTACATCTGTGATTGGTTATCTGACGCAACAGCGCCTTTACCAGGCCAAAGAATTACTCCGTCAGGGCAATTACACCGTCGCTGAAGTTGCCAATAGCGTCGGTTATACCCATTTAGGACATTTTTCTGCAGCGTTTCGCAAACAGTTTGGTATAAGCCCTAAGCAATGGATGCTAAGCAAATAA